Sequence from the Piscinibacter sp. HJYY11 genome:
GCAGGATGCGGGCATCGGTCTTGTCCAGCCCCTCGGGCAACGGGTCGGCGGCGGCAGCGTTTTTCTTCATGCCTGGGTTATAAACCCGGACCCATTCAAGAACACCGTCCGGAGGCTCTCCCCATGGCCCGTTGGCTCACCGCGCTCGTCGCCCTCGTGCTGCTCGTCGTCGCGTATTTCGCCGTGGTGCTGAACTGGAGCTACTCGGACGGCGAGCGCGCAGGCTGGGTGCAGAAGCTGTCGCGCAAGGGCTGGCTGTGCAAGACCTGGGAAGGCGAGCTGTCGCTCGTCTCCATGCCCGGCGCCGCCCCCGAAAAATTCCTCTTCACCGTGCGCGAAGAAGCCGTGGCCGAAGAGATCAACAAGGTCATGGGCAAGCGCGTCGCGCTGCACTACGAAGAGAAGGTCGGCCTGCCCACCAGCTGCTTCGGCGAGACCCGCTCCTTCGTGACCGGCGTGCGCGTGCAGGACGAGATCTCGCTGATGCCGGGCGTCATCGTGCCGGTGCCGCCGGGCGCCTCGGCACCGGTGCCCACGCCGGCGCCGGCGTCGGCCGCCTCACGCTGAGCGGCCCCACATGCTGCGGGGCCTGCGCCGTGCCACCGTGGCGGTGGCCCTGCTCTCCCTGCTGACGGCGCACGCACAGACCACGCCGCCCCCACGGCCCAAGGTCGGCCTCGTGCTCTCGGGCGGCGGTGCCCGCGGCGGCGCCCACATCGGCGTGCTCAAGGTGCTCGAAGAGCTGCGCGTGCCCGTCGACGTGATCGTCGGCACGAGCGCCGGCTCCATCGTCGGCTCGGCCTATGCGAGCGGCCTGCCGCTGGCCGAGATCGAGACCGAGATGAAGGGGCTGTCCACCTCCACGCTCTTTCGCGACGTCTCGCGCGTCGACGCGCCCTACCGCCGCAAGGCCGACGACGGCATCAACTACCTGGGCCCCGAGATGGGCCTCAACGCGACCGGCATCGCGCTGCCGAAGGGTGCGGTCGCCGGCGTCTCGCTCGAAGCCGTGCTGCGCCGCCTGACGAGGCTGCAGAACACCAGCAACTTCGACAAGCTGCCCATCCCCTTCCGCGCCGTCGCGACCGACCTCGGGAGCTCCGAGATGGTGGTCATCGCCCACGGCCAGCTTGCGCTCGCCGCCCGCGCGAGCATGGCGGTGCCGGGTGCGGTCAACCCGGTCGAGATCGACGGCCGCCTGCTCGTCGACGGCGGGCTCAAGCGCAACCTGCCGGTCGACGTGGCCCGCCAGCTCGGGGCCGAGGTGGTGATCGCGATCAACATCGGCACGCCACTGCTCAAGCGCCGCGACATCCATTCGCTGGTCGACGTGACCGACCAGGTGCTGCGCATCCTCACCGAAGCCAACGTCACGCAGTCGCTGAAGGAGCTGACCGAGCGCGACGTGCTGATCGCGCCCGACCTGAAGGACATCGGCTCCACCGCCTTCGACCGCCTGAGCGAAGCCTCGGCCGCCGGCGAGGCCGCCGCCCGCGCGGTGAGCGACAAGCTTGCCCGCCTGAGCCTCGACGAGACCGCCTACGCGGCACTGCGCCGACAGCAGGCGCAATCGCCCGGCGACGAGGCGCTCAAGATCGACGAGGTGCGCGTGGTGGGCACGCGCGTCGTCAACCCCGACGTGGTGCTCGCTGCGATGGACACCCAGCCCGGCGACCGGCTCGACGCGCAGCGCCTCGACCGCGACCTCAAGCGCATCTACAGCCGCGGCGATTTCGAAAGCGTCAACTACACCGTCTTCGACGAGCCGGTCACCGGCCGGGTGCTGCAGATCGACGCGAACGAGAAATCGTGGGGCCCGAACTACCTGCGCCTGGGCCTGTCGCTCTCGTCCACGCTGGAAGGCAACGCCTTCTTCAACCTGCAGGCGAGCCACCGTGCGACCTGGCTCAACTCGCTCGGTGCCGAGTGGCGCAACGACGTGCAGCTCGGCCATGCGAGCGCCCTGCACACCGAGTGGTACCAGCCGCTCACCACCGCGCAGCGGGTCTTCATCGCGCCGCGCCTGGAAGCGATCGACGAGCCCTTCGACATCTACGACGACGACACGAAGAAGCGCCTCGCGCGCTTCCGCCGCCGCGCCTACGAGTTCGGGCTCGACGTGGGCGTGCCGATCGGCACGGCCGGCGAAGGCCGCCTCGGCGTGGTGCGCGGCCGGGTGGAGCTGGCCGACGACACGAGCCTCATCCCCGCGAGCTACCTCGCCATCGACCGCCAGCTCGCCGGCGTGCTGGGCCGGGTGCGCCTCGACCGGCTCGACAACCTGCGCTTCCCGCGCGCGGGCTATGCGGGCGAAGTGCGCATCTTCATGTCGCACACTGCGCTCGGCGCGAGCGACAACTACACCAAGGCGCAGTTCTCGCTGCAGGGCGCGGCGCACCGCGGCCCGCACACGCTGCGCGCGGCGGCACGCCTGGGCGGCAACCTGCGCTCGGGCCCGCTGCCCGACCACGAGATCCTGCAGCTGGGCGGCTTCTTGAACCTGTCGGGCTACCAGACCGGGCAGCTGCTCGGCAAGGAGATGCGCTTCGGCCGCGTGGTCTACAACCACCGGCTCGCACGACCCGGGTTCCTCGACGGCATGTACGCGGGCGCCTCGCTCGAGTTCGCCCGCATCGGCGATTCGGCGTTCGGTCCCGACCGGGCACGCCTGCGCCGCGGCAACGCGGTCTACTTCGCGCTCGACACCCCCATCGGCCCCTTCTACCTGGCCTATGGCGTGGGCGACCGCGGCAACCGCTCGGCCTACCTCTTTCTCGGCCAGCCCTGAAAGCCGGCAGGAGCGTGTCGAATGCCACGCTCCACGGGGAGAACCGTCACGTTTTGATGCGCCTGCGGCGCGGTGTGCATGCCACGATGCCGCTCACCATGAAGCGCTCTGCCCTGACCCACACCGTCACCCGTCACCCGCAACCGATGGCCCTGCTGCTGGGGTTGTTTCTCGGCCAGGTCGTCGCCTTGATGGCGCAGCGTGATGCGGCCGGCTGGGCAGGCTTCGGCATCTCGACGCTCTTCGTGGCCGCCGCCTCGGGCGCGTTCGTGATGGGCGTGCTGGGCCTGCGCCAGGAACGCCACCCGGTGTCGACGCCGATGCTCGTGCGCCAGGCCCGCGGCCTCGCGATCGCCATCGGCCTCGGGCTGCTGGCGTCGCTGAACCTCCTGGGCTGACCGGGAACCTGAGTCAGAAGTAGAGGGCGATCACCTCGCCCACGCCGTCGTTCGTCATCACGGGCACGGCCACCAGCGCCGTGAGGCCAGCGTCGCGCGCCGCATCGCCCACCATGCCCGGCTCGGTCTCGGCGCGCTCGTTGATCACCGGCACGCCGCTCGCAAAGGCCTTGCCGATCGAGCCGGCGAGCACCGTGCCGCCCTCCGAGGCCCGCAAGGGGCCGGCACTTTCGCAGAAGCCGAACACCCGTTGCAAGCCCAGGTGCCCTTCGTCGGGCGCCCAGCATTCCACGCGCAGCGCGATCGGCGTCTCCACCGTCGACAGCAGCGTGAGCACGTAGGTGTCGTCGCTGGGCGTGCTGCAGGGGATGGCGAGGCCGCGGTTGATGCCGGCCTCGGCGGCGCTGTCGGCCCGCACGAACTTGCCCGTCTGGCCCAGGTCGTCGATGAGTACCGCCGCGCCCTTCTGCCACGCGATGCCCGGCAGGCCGGCGCCACGCGGCAGGTAGGTGTCACGGCTGACGGCGGCGAAGTTGTCGGAGATGCGGCCGCCGAAGTAGCCGTCGACCAGCGTCATGTCGGACGAGACGCGCGCGTTGTGGCGCCACAGCTCGACCGAGCCGTCTCCGCCCACGTGGGTGCCGTGGCCATCCTCGTCACGGTTGGGGCCGCAGAAGAGCACCACCACGCCGGACAGCGCATCGCCATGGAACAGCGGCAGGCCGATCGCGCAGGTGAAGCCCGCCTCGCGCGCCACCTCGGCACGGCGGAAGTAGGAGCCGTCCAGCTCCTTCAGCACGATGGGCTGCCCGTCGAACCACGCGCGGCCCGGCAGGCCCTCGCCGCGCCCGAAGCACAGGCTGCGGCTGATCGCACCAAAAGCGGTCGCCCGGCCGTACAGGCCACCGCCAAATTCGAGCAGGCTGCCGTCGGGCGTGGGCAACCAGGTTTCGACGGCCTTGATCAAGGTGTTCATGTGCGGCACGGAAGACTTCATGAGGTGCCTCGTTCCAGCAGGTTTCGAGCCAGCCTGCCGATGTGCTGCAGGGGACAGCTGGGGGATCAGCCCATCGCTACGATGACCGCTTCGCCACACTTGCACAAGCCCTGCCATGAGCCAGAAAAAAGTTGCCGTCGTCACCGGGTCGTCGTCGGGCATCGGGGCCGCCACCGCCCGCCTGTATGCGAGCCGGGGCTGGAACGTGGTGGTCAACTATTCGCGCGACCCCGCGCCGGCGCAGGCCGTGGCCGACGCGTGCCAGGCCCTGGGCGCCGAGGTGCTGGTGGTCAAGGCCGACGTCTCGCAGGACGCCGACTGCCGCCGCCTCGCCGCCGAGACCGAGGCGCGCTTCGGCCGCGCCGACGTGCTGGTCAACAACGCCGGCACCACCAAGTTCGTCGACCTGAAGGACCTCGACGGCCTGGAGGCCGACGACTTCCACAAGATCTACAGCGTGAACGTGATCGGGGCCTACCAGATGGTGCGTGCCTTCGCGCCGCTGATGCGCCGGCACCCGGTGGCCGGCATCGTGAACCTGTCGTCGGTGGCCTCGATCATGGGCCGCGGCTCCTCGCTCGCCTACATGGCCTCGAAGGGTGCGCTCAACGCGATGACGGTGGGCCTGGCGCGCGCGCTCGCGCCGCACATCCGCGTCAACGCGATCGCGCCGGGGCTGGTGGAGACACCCTGGCTGCAGGAGGGCCTGGGCGCCGAGAAGTACGAGGCCGGTGTCGCCTGGTACAAGGGCCGCGCGGCGCTGGAGCAGGTGATCTCGCCGGACGACGTGGCCGAGACCGCGTGGTACCTCGGGGCGAGTGCGGCGAAGACGACGGGCGAGCTGCTGCTGGTGGATGCCGGCCTGCGGATCACCAAGGCCTGATTCGACACCCGCCGGTGTGCGTCAGCCCACCAGGGGAAGCGAACGGGCGCGCTGGCCCGTGAGCACGAAGAGCGCGTTGGCCACCGCCGGCGCGATCGGCGGTGTGCCGGGCTCGCCCACGCCGCCGGGCGGGTTGGCGCTCTGCACCAGGTGCGTCTCGATCACCGGCGGCGCATCGGCCATCTTGAGCACCGGCAGGTTGGGGAAGTTGGTCTGCTGGACCACGCCGCCCTTGATGTCGATGCGGCCGTGGAGCGCCGCGCTCAGGCCGTAGATCACCGAGCTTTCCATCTGCTGCGCCACGATGCCCGGGTTGACCACGGTGCCGACGTCGGCGGCGCACACCACGCGGTGCACGCGCGGCTTGCCCTCGACGAGCGACACCTCGGCCACTTCGGCCACGATGCTGCCGAAGCTTTCGTGCAGCGCCACGCCGCGCGCACGCCCCGCCGGCAGCGGCTTGCCCCAGCCGGCCTTGTCGGCCGCGAGCTTGAGCACCGCCGCATGGCGCGGCATGTCGCCGAGCAGCGAGAGGCGGAAGGCTACCGGGTCCC
This genomic interval carries:
- a CDS encoding SDR family NAD(P)-dependent oxidoreductase — protein: MSQKKVAVVTGSSSGIGAATARLYASRGWNVVVNYSRDPAPAQAVADACQALGAEVLVVKADVSQDADCRRLAAETEARFGRADVLVNNAGTTKFVDLKDLDGLEADDFHKIYSVNVIGAYQMVRAFAPLMRRHPVAGIVNLSSVASIMGRGSSLAYMASKGALNAMTVGLARALAPHIRVNAIAPGLVETPWLQEGLGAEKYEAGVAWYKGRAALEQVISPDDVAETAWYLGASAAKTTGELLLVDAGLRITKA
- a CDS encoding GAF domain-containing protein; its protein translation is MKSSVPHMNTLIKAVETWLPTPDGSLLEFGGGLYGRATAFGAISRSLCFGRGEGLPGRAWFDGQPIVLKELDGSYFRRAEVAREAGFTCAIGLPLFHGDALSGVVVLFCGPNRDEDGHGTHVGGDGSVELWRHNARVSSDMTLVDGYFGGRISDNFAAVSRDTYLPRGAGLPGIAWQKGAAVLIDDLGQTGKFVRADSAAEAGINRGLAIPCSTPSDDTYVLTLLSTVETPIALRVECWAPDEGHLGLQRVFGFCESAGPLRASEGGTVLAGSIGKAFASGVPVINERAETEPGMVGDAARDAGLTALVAVPVMTNDGVGEVIALYF
- a CDS encoding patatin-like phospholipase family protein; amino-acid sequence: MLRGLRRATVAVALLSLLTAHAQTTPPPRPKVGLVLSGGGARGGAHIGVLKVLEELRVPVDVIVGTSAGSIVGSAYASGLPLAEIETEMKGLSTSTLFRDVSRVDAPYRRKADDGINYLGPEMGLNATGIALPKGAVAGVSLEAVLRRLTRLQNTSNFDKLPIPFRAVATDLGSSEMVVIAHGQLALAARASMAVPGAVNPVEIDGRLLVDGGLKRNLPVDVARQLGAEVVIAINIGTPLLKRRDIHSLVDVTDQVLRILTEANVTQSLKELTERDVLIAPDLKDIGSTAFDRLSEASAAGEAAARAVSDKLARLSLDETAYAALRRQQAQSPGDEALKIDEVRVVGTRVVNPDVVLAAMDTQPGDRLDAQRLDRDLKRIYSRGDFESVNYTVFDEPVTGRVLQIDANEKSWGPNYLRLGLSLSSTLEGNAFFNLQASHRATWLNSLGAEWRNDVQLGHASALHTEWYQPLTTAQRVFIAPRLEAIDEPFDIYDDDTKKRLARFRRRAYEFGLDVGVPIGTAGEGRLGVVRGRVELADDTSLIPASYLAIDRQLAGVLGRVRLDRLDNLRFPRAGYAGEVRIFMSHTALGASDNYTKAQFSLQGAAHRGPHTLRAAARLGGNLRSGPLPDHEILQLGGFLNLSGYQTGQLLGKEMRFGRVVYNHRLARPGFLDGMYAGASLEFARIGDSAFGPDRARLRRGNAVYFALDTPIGPFYLAYGVGDRGNRSAYLFLGQP